From a region of the Arachis ipaensis cultivar K30076 chromosome B09, Araip1.1, whole genome shotgun sequence genome:
- the LOC107615625 gene encoding uncharacterized protein LOC107615625 has protein sequence MKKLESQVGYLSQQIPKPTDSFPSDTEKNPREETKNLKWEECKAITLRNEKPLEEEAIKPTEYNKRPPKEKLEEPKQGNDPAQREDLMEKEVLKLYVPQAPFPQRLKGGDKEKKYSRFLDIFQSLHIKILFIQALQQMPSYIKFMKELLTKKNPLKGGQTVVMTKECSALIQKDLPIKKKDPGSFHMPCAIGDTMID, from the coding sequence ATGAAGAAGCTTGAATCCCAAGTGGGATATCTCTCTCAGCAAATCCCTAAACCCAcagatagcttcccaagtgacactgagaaGAATCCAAGAGAAGAAACAAAGAATCTAAAATGGGAAGAATGTAAGGCAATTACTTTAAGGAATGAGAAGCCCTTGGAAGAAGAAGCTATCAAGCCAACAGAGTACAACAAAAGGCCCCCAAAGGAGAAATTAGAAGAGCCAAAACAAGGAAATGACCCTGCACAAAGGGAGGATCTAATGGAGAAGGAAGTCTTGAAACTTTATGTGCCACAAGCACCATTCCCTCAAAGGCTCAAGGGTGGTGACAAAGAGAAGAAGTATTCTAGGTTTCTAGACATATTTCAATCTCTCCATATCAAAATTCTCTTCATTCaagccctccaacaaatgccttcATATATCAAATTCATGAAAGAGTTGCTAACCAAGAAGAATCCCTTGAAGGGTGGACAGACAGTAGTAATGACTAAAGAGTGCAGTGCCCTTATCCAGAAAGACTTACCTATAAAgaagaaggacccagggagttttcatatgCCTTGTGCTATAGGGGATACAATGATTGACTGA